Part of the Bacillota bacterium genome is shown below.
GGCTCAAGGACCATCCCAAGCTGGAACGCTACCGCCGGATCATGACCAACCCGGACTTCAATCTCTTTTACAACGCGCCCACCCTGGTGCTGATCTACGGCGACACGCAGGCGCTGACCTACAGGTACGACTGCAGCCTGGCCGCCTTGAACCTGATGCTCGCCGCCTGGGACCGCGGCCTGGGCAGTTGCTGGATCGGCTTCGCGACCGCCACCTGCGACACGCCCGCCGTGAAGGAGAAGCTCTCCGTGCCGCCGGCGTACCAGGCGGTCGCCCCGGTCATCCTGGGCTACCCGCAGACCGTACCCTCCCGGGGCAAAAGGGAGGCCCCCCGCATCGTCAGCTGGCTGAAGCCTAAGAATCCTGAAGCCTAAGAATCCTGAAGCCTAAGGACCCTGAAATCTAAGGACCCTTGAAAATCCACTCCCCGCCCCTGATAGTATAGATGAAGAGTGAACCGGGGGTGAAACCGTGAACACAAGGGCGGTCTTTGACCAACTGCTCTCCGAAACAAAAGCCGCCGCCAAAGAGGTGTACGGGCGGCGGCTGGTGACCGTGGCCGTCTTCGGTTCAGTGGGCCGGGACACCCCACGCCCGGAATCGGACATCGACCTCCTGATCGTCGCCGACGACCTCCCTAGGGGCCGGATGCCACGGGTGGCCGAGTTCGAAGCCGTCGAGAACATCCTGGCCCCCCACCTGGAGGCAGCCGCCAAACTGGGCGTGCGCACCACCCTGGCGCCGGTGATCAAGACCAGGGACGAAGTCAACCAAGGCAGCCTGCTGTTCCTGGACATGCTTGAAGACGCCTGGATCCTCTTCGACCGCAACGGCTTTTTCGCCGGTTTTCTG
Proteins encoded:
- a CDS encoding nitroreductase family protein is translated as MELAAALRTRRSIRRYTEEQIPDQTLLDLLDLAVWAPSGMNGQPWVFAVVQDKAYMRRLSDQAKAFMLTGLKDHPKLERYRRIMTNPDFNLFYNAPTLVLIYGDTQALTYRYDCSLAALNLMLAAWDRGLGSCWIGFATATCDTPAVKEKLSVPPAYQAVAPVILGYPQTVPSRGKREAPRIVSWLKPKNPEA
- a CDS encoding nucleotidyltransferase domain-containing protein, whose translation is MNTRAVFDQLLSETKAAAKEVYGRRLVTVAVFGSVGRDTPRPESDIDLLIVADDLPRGRMPRVAEFEAVENILAPHLEAAAKLGVRTTLAPVIKTRDEVNQGSLLFLDMLEDAWILFDRNGFFAGFLERFRKRLARLGARRVQLGNAWYWVLKKDYRIGETFEI